Genomic segment of Candidatus Flexicrinis affinis:
TCAGCAGGCGCGCCATCTCGCCGGGATGCGGCGTGATTACGGCGCGTTTTGGGAGCAGGTTCGCCCAAGATCCTTGGCCGGCAAGCACGTTCAAAGCATCGGCGTCCAATACCAGCGGCACATCGGGACGGGACTCTCGAACGTAACTCAGTACCGCGAGCGTTCGCCCGGCCGCAAGCTCGGAACTGCCAAGCCCGGGTCCGATCAGCACGACATCTGCGGCATCGATCGAATCGCGCAGCATGTCGTCTAGCGCGTCGTCGCCGAGCGGGAGCCAGATCGGCTCGAGAATTCCGCCCTGTATGGAGCGCGCAACCGATGCAGGCGCGGCGACTTCGACCAGACCTGCGCCCACACGGTAGGCACCGAGCGCGGCGAGTCCCGCGGCGCCGGGCAAACGGTCCGAGCCGGCGATTACAAGCACGCGGCCAAAGGTCCCCTTATGTCCGTCGGCCGACCGGGAGGGCAGGAGGCCACGCACATATTCGTTGCCGAGCAGTATCCCGCTGGCGAATTTGGCCGGCTTCACGTCGTCGGGCAGGTCTAGTGGCGCGACGATCACCCGGCCTGCTTTGAGGACGGCATCACCAGTCAGCAGCCCGGGTTTTGCACCGATGAACGTAATCGTCTCGTCGGCGGTCAACGTCACAGCGTCACATTCACCCGTGAGCGTATCGACTCCGCTCGGGCAGTCTACGGCCAACACGCGCACTGTCGGGCGCAAGACTTGGCCCGGTGCCGTCGGGTCAATCGAAGGGCTTGCGCGCCTTGCCGATGCGCGTTCGTTGAGCGCTTGCCGTACGTGTCGAAGCGTGCGCTGGGCTGTGTCGCGCAGAGGGAGACGAATGCCAATTCCGAACAGCGCGTCGATGACGAGATCGGCGCTAGCGGTCACGTGCTTGGCCACCCGTCCGTCGCGGTCGTCTTCTGCGTAGGCAGCGAACACGCCGCGATCGAGCGCATGCTGCATAAGTGGGTCGTCGTCGCGCCGGTCGAGGAGGTAGAGGCGAATCTGCGACCCGGCAAGCTGCTCGGCCAACCGCGCTGCGGCTACCAGTCCATCGCCTCCGTTATTGCCCTTGCCGACAAGAACGGTAACGCGCGGGCCAGAGACGCCGTCGAGCATCGAAACAGCGCGAGCCGCGATTTCGCGGCCCGCATCTTGCATCATCTGGTCATATGTGTAACCGGCGTCGTTTGCCGCCTGTTCGATCTCACGGATCTGTTCGGGTGTGAAGATCCAGAGGGTCATGATAGTTCGACTTAGTGATCGCGCTCGACGATGTATCGGGCCAGCGCGATCAGCTCGTCCTTGGCCGGGCTGTCGCTCAAGACTTCGAGCTCGTTGATGGCCGAATCGATCAGCATTTTCGCCTGTTGTTTGCCCTCGGCGACGGAGTTTCCTGCGAGCGCTTTGGCCTTGATCGACGAAACGACGTCGGCGGTGGAGCCTCCGTTGACGGACGCAATGCCGCGGCCCTGCTTGAGGTCTACGCCGGCGGTCTTGCCCAGCTGCGTCTCATCCGCAGTCAAGTCGAGGATGTCGTCCACGATTTGGAACGCAAGCCCGATGTTGAAGCCGAAGCGGCCGAGCGCTTCCGCTACACGGTCGCTGGCGCTGGCGGCACGGGCACCCATCAGCGCGCCGGCACGGAACAACGACGCCGTCTTTCGGGCGATGATGTCCATGTAGACCTGACGGGTGAAGCGCTGCTCTTTGACCGCCTGTGCCTGCAGCGTCTCGCCTTCAACGAGCGCGACTGTCGCTTCTGCCAGAATGACGTTCATGCCTTGGTGCGGCGCCATCAACTCATAGACCTTCGTAAATAGAAAGTCCCCGGTGAGAAGGGCAAATGTGCGGCCCCAGATCGCATTGACCGAGGGCTTTCCGCGCCTGACCACGCCGTGGTCGTTAATGTCGTCATGCACTACGCTTGCCGTATGGACCAGTTCCAACGCGGCCGCCAACGAAATCACGCCATCGACCGCCTTGCCTCCACTCGCCAGATGGCTGAGCAGGACGAGGCGCGGGCGTACCCGCTTCCCGCCGGCACTTAGGATGTGGCGGCTGGCATCGTCCAGGATGGAAACATCACTCTTGCACGCCTCGAGCATGCGCGCTTCAACCGCGGTTAACCCTGCCTCGATGATCTGGGCGGTAGGGTGGGCGGGAGGTTCGACGTCAAGCCGAGCCACTGCGTTCATCGCCATGGGGCGTCCTTTGCTCTAGGCTTCGCGTTTGTGACTTTCAGAACTATCTAAAACTATTTTACACATAGTATGAAGGTGGGTCAACCAATCTAGCCCAGTCCATAGATCACATTCAACCAGCGTTCATTCAGCGGCACTTGCCTTCATATCTCCACCGGCGCGGGTCGATTCATAGATCATATTATGGCCAAGGCTGGCCCGATCGTATAGACCTAGTGACGCTGCAAATGGGGTAGATCGCACATCGGTGCGGCGGCTTTCCCCAATGAGTAGGGTTGCGTCAGGGTGTCAAACGTTACTATTCGCATCCGCCGATAGTCTGGCACAACTGGCGGATATGCAGGCGGTCGTGCTGCGCGGTGAAGTAGGCCATCTCGAGGAACGTGGTGGGCCCGAAGATGCTGTGCCGTGCCGATCGATTCCAGGTTGCAGGAGTCACGGTTTCGATGAAATCGATCGTGTTCTGGCGTTCTTTCAAGAACACGTATGGCAGCAGTGCATGTGCCGATCGGAACAGCGGATAGTCGGACGGCGCAGGCGGATCGGTGGGCTGAGTAACGAACGGGTCAACTTCGACCGCGATGCGTTCCAACCGTGGGCGATGAACGTTTCGCTCGTACTCGGTGAGGTGGCACATGATCTCAGCCGGCGACCACTCCTCCGGAAATGGGTGCTGATCCCAATATCGTGGCGGCATATCCGCGACGACTCCGAATATCGATCCGAGGTTGCCCAACCACTGCGGCACGATCGCGCGACTTGTGATCGCAGGTGGCATCCAGTCGGGTAAGCACGGAATGTCATCGAGGAACTGATCAAGCGTTTCCCAGTTCAGGTGCCGCGTATGCAACCCGACAATTCCGGCAGCCTCGACATCGTAGACAGGTTCGTCACCGACCATCACGGCTTCGTCCGGTTCCAGCCCGCAGCGGGCTAGAATCTCGCCGTAGTAGGCCGGCGACGGCTTGGTGAAGTGCATGTTGTCGGCCGTGGTGACGAAGTCGTAGTATGTGAAGTCGCCCGGGAGCCCCGCCCAAATTAACCGCTGCCGAATCGCTTCCTCGGGGTACACCGGATTCGTGGCGATCACGACCTTGTAGCCGGCACCGCGCACCCGGTCGATGACGACCTCGGCCGCTGGGGCAGGCGAGGTATTGGAGCGCAGTTCCTTGTACTCGGTCTCGTAGAACTCCGTGAACGCCTCGCTCAGACCTTTCGCAGACAGCGGCAAGATGCGGTGCAGCAGCATCCAGTAGACATCGAGGTTGGTCTGCCAAATGTTGCGCGGGCCGGCCATGATCTGAACGCCTTCGCGCAGCTGTTCGCCCGGCTCGATGTTCCAGCGTCGCTTGAAGAAACGGTTGATGCGCGAAACATAGCCCGTTACGAACTCGGGGGTAGGATTGCGCAGCAGGGTGTTGTCGAGGTCGAACAACACCGCCTTAATCACGTTCGTCGTCCTCGAGCGCGCGCCGGAAAAGGTCGAGGCCGGAGCTCTCCTGTGCGTCTTGCGGGCAACCGACATACGGGTCGGGGATCGGAATGTCGTGCTTGAGGCAGTGCGCCGAAACCGTGATCTTGCGCCCGAAGCCGAGCATTCCTTTAGAGATGATCAGCGTCAGTTCCATATTTTGGGAAGCGTTGGCGTTCAAGATGTCCGGCACGGGGCATTTGCTGCAGTCACTTGGCCGCCAGTGCAGCGAGTTTGGATTGAGTTTGGCGAGCCGGCATTCCTGTACACTGCGCCCGCGAAAATAGTCCTCGTAATAGTGTTTGCATTCGCGGCCTGCGGGTGTCTTCATGGGTGCGTTGCCTCCACACGCTAGGCGAAATACTGCAGCGCCAATCGTACACGCTCCTCGACATCGTCCGGCGCGTCATGCGGCAGGGCCTGAACGGCCGACTGCGCCTCAACGATGCTGTAGCCCAGTGCCACCAGCGTATCGATGACGTCGCTATTGATGTCGTTGAACGCCATGACCGGCGCGGAATCCAGCCCGACCGCAAGTTTGTCCTTGAGCTCGAACAGAATCTTCTGCGCAGTCTTTTTTCCGATGCCTGGCACCCGGCTCAAGATTTCGGGGCGGTCGGCGACGATGGCATTGCGCAGGGCATCGCCCGATAGTGTGCTAAGGATTGCAAGCGCGACCTTCGGGCCGACCCCGCTGACGGTGAGCAGCGTCTCAAACAGGTCGCGTTCGGCGGGCGTCATGAAGCCGTAGAGCGTCATCGACTCCTCGCGCACGACCATGCTGGTATGCAGAATCAGGTGCTCGCCGATGCTACCCGTGACCGTCGGCGGCCCGTAGACTTTGTAACCAACTCCTCCGCACAACAAG
This window contains:
- the ruvA gene encoding Holliday junction branch migration protein RuvA, with translation MIALLQGTVAVDGRDHVILLCGGVGYKVYGPPTVTGSIGEHLILHTSMVVREESMTLYGFMTPAERDLFETLLTVSGVGPKVALAILSTLSGDALRNAIVADRPEILSRVPGIGKKTAQKILFELKDKLAVGLDSAPVMAFNDINSDVIDTLVALGYSIVEAQSAVQALPHDAPDDVEERVRLALQYFA
- a CDS encoding HAD-IA family hydrolase, with product MIKAVLFDLDNTLLRNPTPEFVTGYVSRINRFFKRRWNIEPGEQLREGVQIMAGPRNIWQTNLDVYWMLLHRILPLSAKGLSEAFTEFYETEYKELRSNTSPAPAAEVVIDRVRGAGYKVVIATNPVYPEEAIRQRLIWAGLPGDFTYYDFVTTADNMHFTKPSPAYYGEILARCGLEPDEAVMVGDEPVYDVEAAGIVGLHTRHLNWETLDQFLDDIPCLPDWMPPAITSRAIVPQWLGNLGSIFGVVADMPPRYWDQHPFPEEWSPAEIMCHLTEYERNVHRPRLERIAVEVDPFVTQPTDPPAPSDYPLFRSAHALLPYVFLKERQNTIDFIETVTPATWNRSARHSIFGPTTFLEMAYFTAQHDRLHIRQLCQTIGGCE
- a CDS encoding polyprenyl synthetase family protein, producing the protein MAMNAVARLDVEPPAHPTAQIIEAGLTAVEARMLEACKSDVSILDDASRHILSAGGKRVRPRLVLLSHLASGGKAVDGVISLAAALELVHTASVVHDDINDHGVVRRGKPSVNAIWGRTFALLTGDFLFTKVYELMAPHQGMNVILAEATVALVEGETLQAQAVKEQRFTRQVYMDIIARKTASLFRAGALMGARAASASDRVAEALGRFGFNIGLAFQIVDDILDLTADETQLGKTAGVDLKQGRGIASVNGGSTADVVSSIKAKALAGNSVAEGKQQAKMLIDSAINELEVLSDSPAKDELIALARYIVERDH
- a CDS encoding NAD(P)H-hydrate dehydratase — protein: MTLWIFTPEQIREIEQAANDAGYTYDQMMQDAGREIAARAVSMLDGVSGPRVTVLVGKGNNGGDGLVAAARLAEQLAGSQIRLYLLDRRDDDPLMQHALDRGVFAAYAEDDRDGRVAKHVTASADLVIDALFGIGIRLPLRDTAQRTLRHVRQALNERASARRASPSIDPTAPGQVLRPTVRVLAVDCPSGVDTLTGECDAVTLTADETITFIGAKPGLLTGDAVLKAGRVIVAPLDLPDDVKPAKFASGILLGNEYVRGLLPSRSADGHKGTFGRVLVIAGSDRLPGAAGLAALGAYRVGAGLVEVAAPASVARSIQGGILEPIWLPLGDDALDDMLRDSIDAADVVLIGPGLGSSELAAGRTLAVLSYVRESRPDVPLVLDADALNVLAGQGSWANLLPKRAVITPHPGEMARLLRTSTDDVQKDRFAAASQAAEAGVVSVLKGAHTLIAAPNKPVRVSPFKTDALAKAGTGDVLAGAVAGLLAQGLSEIDAASAGVYVHALAGVIAAEQIGEAAGVMASDVARAIPVAIARIKTG